A DNA window from Streptomyces sp. B21-083 contains the following coding sequences:
- the uvrC gene encoding excinuclease ABC subunit UvrC has translation MADPSSYRPKPGQIPDSPGVYRFRDEHRRVIYVGKAKSLRQRLANYFQDLTGLHPRTRTMVTTAASVEWTVVSTEVEALQLEYSWIKEYDPRFNVKYRDDKSYPYLAVTMNEEYPRVQVMRGQKRKGVRYFGPYGHAWAIRDTVDLLLRVFPVRTCSAGVFKNAARTGRPCLLGYIGKCSAPCVGRVSAEEHRDLADEFSDFMAGRTGTYIRRLEQRMTEAAEEMEYERAARLRDDIEALRKAMEKSAVVLADATDADLIAVAEDELEAAVQIFHVRGGRVRGQRGWVTDKVEEITTGALVEHALQQLYGEEKGDSVPKEVLVPALPDPVEPVQEWLAERRGSGVSLRIPQRGDKKALMETVQRNAQHSLVLHKTKRASDLTTRSRALEEIAEALDLDSAPLRIECYDISHFQGDDVVASMVVFEDGLQRKSEYRRFQIKGFEGQDDVRSMHEVIGRRFKRYIAEKEKTGEWADGQESGSGTGQELGKEPGGELQDDEGRPKRFAYPPQLVVVDGGQPQVAAAQRALDELGIDDIAVCGLAKRLEEVWVPGEDDPVILPRTSEGLYLLQRVRDEAHRFAITYQRVKRAKRFRASPLDDVPGLGETRKQALIKHFGSVKKLRSATIDQIREVPGIGLKTAETIAVALAEAAPAAPAVNTATGEIMDYTADKADKADTQNGEPETRAGSPGEPVAAGAPDERRGQET, from the coding sequence ATGGCCGACCCCTCCAGCTACCGCCCCAAGCCGGGACAGATCCCGGACTCTCCCGGGGTGTACAGATTCCGCGACGAGCACCGCCGGGTGATCTACGTCGGGAAGGCGAAAAGCCTGCGCCAGCGCCTGGCCAACTACTTCCAGGACCTGACCGGGCTCCACCCGCGCACCCGCACGATGGTCACCACGGCGGCCTCCGTGGAGTGGACGGTGGTGTCCACTGAGGTGGAGGCGCTCCAGCTGGAGTACTCCTGGATCAAGGAGTACGACCCCCGTTTCAACGTCAAGTACCGCGACGACAAGAGCTACCCGTATCTCGCGGTGACGATGAACGAGGAGTACCCGCGCGTGCAGGTGATGCGCGGTCAGAAGCGCAAGGGTGTGCGCTACTTCGGGCCCTACGGGCACGCGTGGGCGATCCGCGACACCGTGGACCTGCTCCTGCGCGTCTTCCCGGTGCGCACCTGCTCGGCCGGAGTCTTCAAGAACGCCGCCCGCACCGGGCGCCCCTGCCTCCTCGGCTACATCGGCAAGTGCTCGGCACCCTGCGTCGGGCGGGTCTCGGCCGAGGAACACCGCGACCTGGCCGACGAGTTCAGCGACTTCATGGCGGGCCGAACAGGGACGTACATCCGCAGGCTCGAACAGCGGATGACGGAAGCGGCCGAGGAGATGGAGTACGAGCGGGCGGCCCGTCTGCGCGACGACATCGAGGCCCTCAGGAAGGCCATGGAGAAGAGCGCGGTCGTGCTCGCCGACGCGACCGACGCCGACCTGATCGCGGTCGCCGAGGACGAGCTGGAAGCGGCCGTCCAGATCTTCCACGTCCGCGGTGGGCGGGTGCGCGGCCAGCGGGGCTGGGTGACCGACAAGGTCGAGGAGATCACCACCGGCGCACTGGTCGAGCACGCCCTCCAGCAGCTCTACGGGGAGGAGAAGGGTGACTCCGTACCCAAGGAGGTCCTCGTCCCCGCGCTGCCCGACCCCGTGGAACCCGTCCAGGAGTGGCTGGCTGAGCGGCGCGGATCCGGCGTCTCGCTGCGTATCCCGCAGCGCGGCGACAAGAAGGCCCTGATGGAGACCGTGCAGCGCAACGCCCAGCATTCTCTCGTGCTGCACAAGACCAAGCGCGCCTCCGACCTGACGACCCGCTCGCGCGCCCTGGAGGAGATCGCCGAGGCCCTCGACCTGGACAGCGCCCCCCTGCGGATCGAGTGCTACGACATCTCCCACTTCCAGGGCGACGACGTGGTGGCCTCGATGGTCGTCTTCGAGGACGGCCTGCAGCGGAAAAGCGAGTACCGCCGGTTCCAGATCAAAGGCTTCGAGGGACAGGACGACGTCCGGTCCATGCACGAGGTGATCGGCCGCCGCTTCAAGCGCTACATCGCCGAGAAGGAGAAGACCGGAGAGTGGGCGGACGGCCAGGAATCCGGCTCGGGAACCGGCCAGGAGCTCGGCAAGGAACCCGGCGGGGAGCTGCAGGACGACGAAGGGCGGCCCAAGCGGTTCGCCTACCCGCCGCAGCTCGTCGTCGTCGACGGCGGGCAGCCGCAGGTGGCCGCCGCCCAGCGGGCGCTGGACGAGCTGGGCATCGACGACATCGCAGTCTGTGGCCTCGCCAAGCGCCTGGAGGAGGTCTGGGTACCCGGCGAGGACGACCCCGTGATCCTCCCCCGTACGAGTGAGGGCCTGTATCTGCTCCAGCGCGTCCGTGACGAGGCCCACCGCTTCGCGATCACCTATCAGCGCGTCAAACGGGCCAAACGCTTCCGGGCAAGCCCCCTGGACGACGTGCCAGGCCTCGGTGAAACCCGGAAACAGGCGCTGATCAAGCATTTCGGCTCGGTGAAAAAGCTGCGGTCCGCCACAATCGACCAGATCCGCGAGGTTCCCGGCATAGGCCTCAAGACGGCCGAGACGATCGCCGTGGCCCTCGCAGAGGCGGCCCCGGCCGCGCCCGCCGTGAACACGGCGACCGGAGAGATCATGGATTACACGGCAGACAAGGCAGACAAGGCAGACACGCAGAACGGGGAACCCGAGACGAGAGCGGGGTCCCCGGGGGAGCCCGTAGCCGCGGGCGCTCCGGACGAGCGACGGGGGCAGGAGACATGA
- a CDS encoding LacI family DNA-binding transcriptional regulator, translating into MATMTDVARHAGVSVATVSHVLNETRVVRPATRQAVLDAIEVLGYTPNTLARSLVTARTRSIGLAVSAISNPYFTEILQGVESGALEHGYSLLLADPHDDPEHERKVVQLLHERRVDGMIVAPSADPGALVAYLTRHDVPTVFLDRVLDTASDSAPRFDQVCAENAEPMARLMAHLTALGHRRIGLVAGRAGLSTTAERITGYRIGLASAGLPHDERLVAHGDSESQGAERATAALLSLAAPPTALVTANNAMTIGALRALRERGLTVPGDLALCCFDDFAWADLFTPGLTAIAQPGKSIGTEAVRLLLDRLAVPDRPTRTVRLPCTFVHRESCGCADPERRENPRHAERGPSS; encoded by the coding sequence ATGGCGACGATGACCGACGTCGCGCGGCATGCGGGCGTGTCCGTGGCGACCGTCTCGCACGTGCTGAACGAGACCCGTGTCGTACGCCCCGCGACCCGGCAGGCCGTCCTCGACGCCATCGAGGTACTCGGCTACACCCCGAACACGCTGGCCCGTTCCCTGGTCACCGCCCGGACGCGGTCGATCGGGCTCGCGGTGTCGGCGATCAGCAACCCGTACTTCACGGAGATCCTCCAGGGCGTTGAGTCCGGGGCCCTGGAACACGGCTACAGCCTCCTCCTCGCCGATCCGCACGACGACCCCGAGCACGAGCGCAAGGTCGTCCAGCTGCTGCACGAACGACGCGTGGACGGCATGATCGTCGCCCCCTCGGCGGATCCCGGCGCCCTGGTCGCCTACCTGACCCGGCACGACGTACCGACGGTGTTCCTGGACCGGGTCCTCGACACCGCCTCGGACAGCGCCCCTCGCTTCGACCAGGTGTGCGCCGAGAACGCCGAACCCATGGCCCGGCTGATGGCCCACCTCACCGCACTCGGTCATCGGCGCATCGGCCTGGTCGCGGGCCGCGCCGGTCTCAGCACGACGGCGGAGCGGATCACCGGCTATCGCATCGGCCTCGCGTCCGCCGGGCTGCCCCACGACGAACGTCTGGTGGCTCATGGCGACTCCGAGTCCCAGGGCGCCGAGCGGGCCACCGCCGCCCTCCTCTCTCTCGCCGCGCCCCCGACCGCCCTCGTCACCGCCAACAACGCCATGACCATCGGCGCCCTGCGCGCCCTGCGCGAGCGGGGCCTCACCGTGCCCGGTGATCTGGCGCTGTGCTGCTTCGACGACTTCGCCTGGGCCGACCTCTTCACCCCGGGGCTCACCGCGATCGCGCAGCCCGGCAAGAGCATCGGCACCGAGGCCGTACGTCTGCTCCTGGACCGTCTGGCCGTCCCGGACCGCCCGACCAGGACCGTGCGGCTCCCGTGCACGTTCGTCCATCGTGAGTCGTGCGGGTGCGCCGACCCGGAGCGCCGCGAGAACCCTCGCCACGCCGAGAGAGGACCCAGTTCGTGA
- a CDS encoding carbohydrate kinase family protein, giving the protein MIVVAGEALIDLVPRAAGPLADLRPALGGGPYNTAVALGRLGSPTAFCSRVSFDAFGEALLDGLRAAAVDVSSVQRGSEPTTLAVASIGLDGSAVYSFHVEGTADRLFTAPARLPDTVRAVSFGTCSLVLEPGASAYEELLRSAAAQGVFTALDPNIRAVLIPDADAYRARFRSWLPSVSLLKLSEEDAKWLGGTPREWLAAGPSAVVVTRGGDGLTVFTHDGAEHSVPGEEVDVVDTIGAGDTVNAALLHGLSARDALSPAALADLGPDGWTELLRLAARAAAITCSRAGAEPPYAAELGDL; this is encoded by the coding sequence GTGATCGTCGTCGCCGGTGAGGCTCTGATCGACCTGGTACCGCGCGCGGCGGGTCCCCTCGCGGATCTGCGACCGGCGCTGGGCGGCGGGCCGTACAACACGGCCGTGGCCCTCGGCCGCCTGGGCTCCCCCACCGCGTTCTGCTCACGCGTCTCGTTCGACGCCTTCGGTGAGGCGCTCCTCGACGGGCTGCGCGCGGCGGCCGTCGACGTGTCGTCCGTACAGCGCGGCAGCGAGCCGACGACGCTCGCCGTCGCCTCGATCGGTCTGGACGGCTCCGCCGTCTACTCCTTCCATGTCGAGGGCACCGCCGACCGGCTGTTCACGGCACCCGCGCGCCTCCCCGACACCGTTCGCGCGGTGTCGTTCGGTACCTGCTCCCTGGTCCTGGAGCCCGGGGCGAGCGCGTACGAGGAACTGCTGCGCAGCGCCGCCGCACAGGGGGTGTTCACCGCCCTCGACCCGAACATCAGGGCGGTGCTGATCCCCGACGCGGACGCCTACCGGGCCCGTTTCAGGAGTTGGCTGCCGTCGGTGTCGCTGCTCAAGCTCTCGGAGGAGGACGCGAAGTGGCTCGGGGGAACTCCGCGCGAGTGGCTGGCCGCCGGTCCCTCCGCCGTCGTGGTCACCCGGGGCGGCGACGGGCTGACCGTCTTCACCCATGACGGAGCGGAGCACTCCGTGCCGGGCGAGGAGGTCGACGTCGTGGACACGATCGGCGCCGGCGACACCGTGAACGCGGCGCTGCTGCACGGTCTGTCGGCCCGGGACGCGCTGTCCCCGGCGGCGCTGGCCGACCTGGGCCCCGACGGCTGGACCGAGCTGCTCCGCCTCGCCGCGCGCGCGGCGGCGATCACCTGCTCGCGAGCGGGAGCGGAACCGCCGTACGCGGCCGAACTGGGCGACCTGTAG
- the uvrA gene encoding excinuclease ABC subunit UvrA yields MADRLIIRGAREHNLKNVSLDLPRDSLIVFTGLSGSGKSSLAFDTIFAEGQRRYVESLSSYARQFLGQMDKPDVDFIEGLSPAVSIDQKSTSRNPRSTVGTITEVYDYLRLLFARIGKPHCPECRRPIARQSPQAIVDKVLELPEGSRFQVLSPLVRERKGEFVDLFADLQTKGYSRARVDGETIQLSDPPALKKQEKHTIEVVIDRLTVKDTAKRRLTDSVETALGLAGGMVVLDFVDLPEDDPERERLFSEHLYCPYDDLSFEELEPRSFSFNSPFGACPDCSGIGTRMEVDPELIVPDEDKSLDEGAIHPWSHGHTKDYFSRLITALADALGFRTDIPFAGLPQRARKALLHGHKTQIEVRYRNRYGRERVYTTPFEGAVPFVKRRHSESESDASRERFEGYMREVPCPTCEGTRLKPIVLAVTVMERSIAEVAAMSISDCAEFLAKLKLDARDKKIAERVLKEVNERLKFLVDVGLDYLSLNRAAGTLSGGEAQRIRLATQIGSGLVGVLYVLDEPSIGLHQRDNHRLIETLVRLRDMGNTLIVVEHDEDTIKIADWIVDIGPGAGEHGGKVVHSGSLKELLANDESMTGQYLSGKKAIPLPDIRRPQDPSRRLTVHGARENNLRDIDVSFPLGVLTAVTGVSGSGKSTLVNDILYTHLARELNGARSVPGRHTRVDGDDLVDKVVHVDQSPIGRTPRSNPATYTGVFDHVRRLFAETSEAKVRGYLPGRFSFNVKGGRCENCAGDGTIKIEMNFLPDVYVPCEVCHGARYNRETLEVHFKGKSIADILNMPIEEARHFFEAVPAIARHLNTLHDVGLGYVRLGQSATTLSGGEAQRVKLASELQKRSTGRTVYVLDEPTTGLHFEDISKLLKVLSGLVDKGNTVIVIEHNLDVIKTADWVVDMGPEGGAGGGLVVAEGTPEEIAGVPASHTGKFLREVLGAERVSDATAVKAPRKTAAKKAVAARKTAGTAPKAAPAKKTTARARKA; encoded by the coding sequence GTGGCCGACCGTCTCATCATCCGTGGCGCGCGCGAGCACAATCTCAAGAATGTCTCGCTCGACCTCCCACGCGACTCGCTCATCGTCTTCACGGGCCTGTCGGGGTCGGGCAAGTCCTCCCTGGCCTTCGACACGATCTTCGCCGAGGGCCAGCGCCGCTACGTCGAGTCGCTCTCGTCGTACGCACGCCAGTTCCTCGGCCAGATGGACAAGCCGGACGTCGACTTCATCGAAGGCCTCTCACCGGCCGTCTCGATCGACCAGAAGTCGACCTCCCGCAACCCGCGCTCCACGGTCGGCACCATCACCGAGGTGTACGACTATCTGAGGCTGCTCTTCGCGCGCATCGGCAAGCCGCACTGTCCCGAGTGCCGTCGCCCCATCGCGCGTCAGTCGCCACAGGCCATCGTCGACAAGGTCCTGGAGCTGCCGGAGGGGAGCCGCTTCCAGGTGCTGTCGCCGCTGGTGCGCGAGCGCAAGGGCGAGTTCGTCGATCTCTTCGCGGATCTCCAGACCAAGGGCTACTCCCGCGCGCGGGTGGACGGCGAGACGATCCAGCTGTCCGACCCGCCCGCGCTGAAGAAGCAGGAGAAGCACACCATCGAGGTGGTCATCGACCGCCTCACGGTCAAGGACACCGCCAAGCGCCGACTGACCGACTCCGTGGAGACCGCCCTCGGTCTCGCTGGCGGCATGGTAGTGCTCGACTTCGTCGACCTCCCCGAGGACGACCCCGAGCGCGAGCGCCTCTTCTCGGAGCACCTGTACTGCCCGTACGATGACCTGTCCTTCGAGGAACTGGAGCCCCGCTCCTTCTCCTTCAACTCGCCCTTCGGTGCCTGCCCCGACTGCTCGGGCATCGGCACGCGCATGGAGGTCGACCCGGAGCTGATCGTCCCGGACGAGGACAAGTCCCTCGACGAGGGCGCCATCCACCCCTGGTCGCACGGCCATACCAAGGACTACTTCAGCCGCCTCATCACCGCCCTCGCGGACGCACTGGGATTCCGCACGGACATCCCCTTCGCGGGCCTTCCGCAGCGCGCCAGGAAGGCGCTCCTGCACGGGCACAAGACCCAGATCGAGGTCCGCTACCGCAACCGGTACGGCCGGGAGCGCGTGTACACCACGCCCTTCGAGGGCGCCGTCCCGTTCGTGAAGCGGCGGCACAGCGAGTCGGAGAGCGACGCCAGCCGGGAGCGCTTCGAGGGTTATATGCGCGAGGTGCCCTGCCCCACCTGTGAGGGCACCCGCCTCAAGCCGATCGTCCTCGCGGTCACGGTCATGGAGAGGTCCATCGCCGAGGTCGCCGCGATGTCGATCAGTGACTGCGCGGAGTTCCTGGCGAAGCTGAAGCTCGACGCCCGCGACAAGAAGATCGCCGAGCGCGTGCTCAAGGAGGTCAACGAGCGGCTGAAGTTCCTGGTCGACGTCGGCCTCGACTACCTCTCGCTGAACCGCGCGGCCGGCACGCTCTCCGGCGGCGAGGCCCAGCGCATCCGCCTCGCCACCCAGATCGGTTCCGGACTCGTCGGCGTCCTGTACGTCCTCGACGAGCCCTCCATCGGGCTGCACCAGCGTGACAACCACCGGCTGATCGAGACCCTGGTCCGGCTGCGGGACATGGGCAACACGCTCATCGTCGTCGAGCACGACGAGGACACCATCAAGATCGCCGACTGGATCGTCGACATCGGCCCCGGTGCGGGCGAGCACGGCGGCAAGGTCGTGCACAGCGGCTCCCTGAAGGAACTGCTCGCCAACGACGAGTCGATGACCGGGCAGTACCTGTCCGGCAAGAAGGCCATCCCGCTGCCCGACATCAGGCGCCCGCAGGACCCCTCCCGCCGGCTCACCGTGCACGGAGCCCGCGAGAACAACCTGCGGGACATCGACGTGTCGTTCCCCCTGGGTGTCCTCACGGCCGTCACCGGGGTGTCCGGCTCCGGCAAGTCGACGCTGGTCAACGACATCCTGTACACGCACCTCGCCCGCGAACTGAACGGCGCCCGCAGCGTGCCGGGCCGCCACACGCGCGTGGACGGCGACGACCTCGTCGACAAGGTCGTCCACGTCGACCAGTCGCCCATCGGCCGCACCCCGCGGTCGAACCCGGCGACGTACACCGGTGTCTTCGACCACGTCCGCAGGCTCTTCGCCGAGACCTCGGAGGCGAAGGTCCGGGGTTATCTGCCCGGCCGCTTCTCCTTCAACGTGAAGGGCGGACGCTGCGAGAACTGCGCGGGCGACGGCACCATCAAGATCGAGATGAACTTCCTCCCGGACGTGTACGTCCCGTGCGAGGTCTGCCACGGCGCCCGCTACAACCGGGAGACCCTGGAGGTCCACTTCAAGGGCAAGTCCATCGCCGACATCCTGAACATGCCGATCGAAGAGGCCCGGCACTTCTTCGAGGCCGTCCCGGCGATCGCCCGCCACCTCAACACGCTGCACGACGTCGGCCTCGGCTACGTCAGGCTCGGCCAGTCCGCCACGACCCTGTCCGGCGGCGAGGCCCAGCGGGTGAAGCTGGCCAGCGAACTCCAGAAGCGCTCCACCGGCCGCACGGTGTACGTCCTGGACGAGCCGACCACCGGGCTGCACTTCGAGGACATCAGCAAGCTCCTCAAGGTCCTCTCCGGCCTGGTCGACAAGGGCAACACGGTCATCGTCATCGAGCACAACCTCGATGTCATCAAGACCGCCGACTGGGTCGTCGACATGGGCCCCGAGGGCGGCGCCGGAGGCGGTCTCGTGGTCGCCGAGGGCACGCCCGAGGAGATCGCCGGGGTACCTGCCAGCCACACCGGCAAGTTCCTGCGCGAGGTCCTGGGTGCCGAGCGGGTCAGTGACGCCACCGCGGTGAAGGCCCCGCGCAAGACGGCCGCCAAGAAGGCGGTGGCGGCCAGGAAGACAGCCGGGACCGCTCCGAAGGCCGCTCCGGCGAAGAAGACGACAGCCAGGGCCCGCAAGGCCTGA